From one Maniola jurtina chromosome 5, ilManJurt1.1, whole genome shotgun sequence genomic stretch:
- the LOC123865752 gene encoding chymotrypsin-1-like — protein sequence MFGAVFLLVLCLGTFPIYVTSLYYFPIVDDGRVDWEKIVGGTKAANGSAPYQVSLRVYGYRHFCGASIITPRVILTAAHCVDGINFKYYKAIVGTNQLALGGKAYSIRKVVRHENYDPELILNDIAIIFTEKEMEFNSVIDAIELNDEPIAPGENLLLTGWGTTSYPGLSPNDLMQLELKAVSYEECKAIHKDTNPVYETQICALSKTGKGACHGDSGGPLVREGRQVGIVSWGLPCAKGKPDVYTKVESYMDWIEKTLSDDDQDHVNFIHHKRKNKTTS from the exons ATGTTTGGTGCCGTGTTTTTATTAGTGCTATGTTTAGGGACATTTCCTATTTATG tgacaTCCCTATACTACTTCCCAATCGTAGATGATGGGCGAGTAGACTGGGAGAAGATAGTGGGGGGCACGAAGGCCGCCAACGGCTCAGCGCCATACCAGGTCTCGCTGCGGGTGTACGGCTACAGGCACTTCTGCGGCGCCTCCATCATCACGCCGAGAGTGATCCTCACGGCCGCGCACTGTGTTGACGG AATAAATTTCAAATACTACAAAGCTATAGTCGGCACCAACCAGCTGGCACTAGGCGGTAAAGCGTACAGCATCCGCAAAGTGGTTCGCCATGAGAATTACGACCCCGAACTCATCTTGAACGACATAGCGATCATCTTCACTGAGAAGGAGATGGAATTCAATTCCGTCATTGACGCGATAGAGTTGAATGATGAGCCTATAGCGCCGGGGGAGAATCTTCTCCTTACTGGATGGGGGACCACTTCG TATCCAGGCCTGTCTCCCAACGACCTAATGCAGCTGGAACTGAAGGCGGTGTCCTATGAGGAGTGCAAAGCTATCCACAAGGACACCAACCCCGTATACGAGACACAGATCTGCGCACTCAGCAAAACTGGCAAAGGCGCTTGTCAT GGCGATTCCGGAGGTCCCCTCGTGAGGGAGGGGCGACAGGTGGGCATCGTGTCCTGGGGACTACCCTGTGCTAAGGGCAAGCCAGACGTTTATACAAAA gTGGAGTCTTACATGGATTGGATAGAAAAAACCCTTAGTGACGATGACCAGGATCACGTAAATTTTATACATCACAAACGAAAAAATAAAACCACTAGTTAA